A genomic window from Papaver somniferum cultivar HN1 unplaced genomic scaffold, ASM357369v1 unplaced-scaffold_15, whole genome shotgun sequence includes:
- the LOC113335594 gene encoding uncharacterized protein LOC113335594 — translation MSGSNQSSPNSPVHDNIPSQNNETLLNSSTHPRTLDPYIIHPSDNPATILSSPPLQGDNYGSWVRGITKSLNAKGKLGFVDGSLPPPTDPLQFQCWKRCDDLVGSWLLNSCQPDIRASCLYAANSHAIWKDLQIRFCVSNAPILFRLKSSIASIKQESMPVSF, via the coding sequence ATGTCTGGCTCCAACcaatcttctcccaactctcctgTGCATGATAATATTCcatcacagaacaatgaaactttGCTCAATTCTTCCACTCATCCTAGAACTTTAGATCCTTATATCATCCATCCTAGTGATAACCCTGCAACCAttctttcttctcctcctttACAAGGGGACAATTACGGTTCCTGGGTTAGGGGCATTACCAAATCTCTGAATGCCAAAGGGAAGCTTGGCTTTGTTGATGGCTCGCTTCCTCCTCCAACAGATCCGTTACAGTTCCAATGCTGGAAGAGATGCGATGATCTCGTGGGCAGTTGGCTCCTGAACTCTTGCCAACCAGATATCAGGGCTAGCTGCTTGTATGCTGCCAACTCTCATGCTATCTGGAAAgatcttcaaatcaggttttgtgtCTCCAATGCTCCTATTTTGTTTCgtttaaaatcttcaattgcttCAATCAAACAGGAGTCAATGCCTGTATCTTTTTAG
- the LOC113335590 gene encoding auxin-responsive protein SAUR40-like, which yields MMGDDEGSSSTTGRVTGIRHIVRLKEMLQKWQSIALSPRGNSPPRDNEHGRGIGGIAPVVNKRLHNAYILCDSDEETCHSPDPPADVPKGYLAVYVGPELRRFIIPTTYLAHPLFKVLLEKVEEEFGFEHKGGLTIPCEIETFKYLLKCMETNQTPPTTTTDGENANEDVDSVEE from the exons ATGATGGGTGACGATGAGGGCAGCAGCAGTACAACAGGAAGGGTAACAGGAATTCGACACATAGTAAGGTTAAAGGAAATGCTACAAAAATGGCAATCTATTGCTCTAAGTCCGAGAGGAAACAGTCCCCCTCGAGACAACGAACATGGTAGAGGTATCGGAGGAATAGCTCCTGTTGTTAACAAGCGACTTCATAACGCTTACATTTTGTGTGATTCTGACGAAGAAACCTGCCATAGTCCCGACCCACCAGCAGATGTACCAAAAGGATACCTCGCAGTGTATGTCGGTCCTGAGCTCCGGAGGTTTATTATTCCCACCACTTATCTTGCTCACCCTTTGTTCAAAGTTTTGTTGGAAAAGGTGGAGGAAGAGTTTGGGTTTGAACACAAAGGTGGTCTCACAATCCCTTGTGAGATAGAAACCTTCAAATACCTCCTCAAATGCATGGAAACCAACCAAACTCCTCCCACAACGACAACAGATGGTGAAAATGCTA ATGAGGATGTTGATAGCGTAGAAGAATAA